The genomic interval CCCATGACGGAAGGCAACTGATGCCGTCCGGCAGGTCCGGGAGCACACCTGGCTCGCCTGGGAACACCCCCGGCTCGCCTGGGAACACCCCCGGCGCGCCCGGGAACACCCCCGGCGCACCCGGGGGCGAGCCCGACACCGCTCCCGGCGCCCGGGGGGAGCAGTGGCGCGCGGGTGACTCCTTCCTCTCGATGTGGCGGGAGCTGGCCACCGTCGGACGCCACTCCGACAGCGGCGGCTACCGGCGCTACGCCTGGTCACCGGCGGACCTCGACTGCCGGGCCTGGTTCCGCGCACAGGCCGAGGCGCGCGGTCTCGCGTACGAGAGTGACCGCAACGGCAACCAGTGGGCCTGGCTCGGCGACCCCCTGGCAGGGGACGCCGTCGTCACCGGCTCGCACCTGGACTCCGTCCCGGACGGCGGCGCCTTCGACGGCCCACTCGGCGTGGTGTCCTCCTTCGCCGCGCTCGATGAACTCCACCGCAGGGGAGTGGGGTTCACCCGGCCGCTGGCGATCACCAACTTCGGTGACGAGGAGGGCGCCCGCTTCGGCCTGGCCTGCGTCGGGTCCCGGCTCGCCGCCGGACAGCTCGCCGTCGCCGACGCCCACCGGCTGCGCGACGGGGACGGGACCACCCTGCCCGCCGCCATGGAAGCCGCCGGATACGACCCCGGGACCATCGGCCCCGACCCGGAACGGCTCGCCCGGATCGGCGCGTT from Streptomyces sp. CA-278952 carries:
- a CDS encoding allantoate amidohydrolase, yielding MPSGRSGSTPGSPGNTPGSPGNTPGAPGNTPGAPGGEPDTAPGARGEQWRAGDSFLSMWRELATVGRHSDSGGYRRYAWSPADLDCRAWFRAQAEARGLAYESDRNGNQWAWLGDPLAGDAVVTGSHLDSVPDGGAFDGPLGVVSSFAALDELHRRGVGFTRPLAITNFGDEEGARFGLACVGSRLAAGQLAVADAHRLRDGDGTTLPAAMEAAGYDPGTIGPDPERLARIGAFVELHVEQGRALDLTGDPVGIASAIWPHGRWRFDFRGEANHAGTTRLADRRDPMLTYAETVLAARREAELTGALATFGKIAVEPNGVNAIPSLVRGWLDSRAADQATLDAVVTGIERAAREYAERAGIDLDVVRESFTPVVEFEHALRDELGKILEASGDTGRPLPVLGTGAGHDAGILSASVPTAMLFVRNPTGISHSPAEHAAEDDCTAGVEALADVLEGLACS